The Cydia splendana chromosome 8, ilCydSple1.2, whole genome shotgun sequence genome contains a region encoding:
- the LOC134792763 gene encoding uncharacterized protein LOC134792763, whose translation MKQIKVGVLFLLPSCFFIILLLYYWQHLGLGFRQFPAITAQPLTSIRHHKVVPMKHINLDELYKDNKESEENFLNEYRTVYSINTPGCQIPFNMINYRKQIENEKKHKQKRSDCGKRAVHIKKIDGDRVRATVNPLVMKKYLRKSARFDCCYRFLQLRSGHENTKINFTLCVEFSSGATIFLQTDFINVRCVEYDVRNKTHPVYDDVFAFAKKMNTTHNQQSCNNSYNVLILGMDSMSLPRIVQTMPRTTDYLHKNFWFCFRGYHKVGDNTFPNVMATLTGHSMPIISSECQDQMDQCNKMLMWSKFQDIGYVTAYGEDFLRLPDTFSRRYAFQKPPTDHYIRPLFIKGEKELNNKSLVCAGKISAGQQLLDYAADFVTTYRNDRFFGFFWMNSFSHNTNSRPQDADRLLENFFNKITYTGILENTFVIFYSDHGIRFGPRRIELESYYDERLPFFFMRPPTMFKTRRWKEYKALADNQFKLVTPYDLFNTLMNIKELSTCKSMSDVSFSRGCPNCHSLFTPVKTSRTCRDAAIHDKWCSCHQLYPLDNNDVQGIKSVLLAVSHIKTLIKSIKTKHCWKCLDVSLKNVIRIHFYYDGRKDNIYYVVAFTTAPGNMSYEAVVNKSQLIGPLSVITPYKGQITCTRDIQELARARLYCTCEKIQNCT comes from the exons ATGAAGCAGATTAAAGTTGGAGTGTTATTTCTACTACCGAGTTGTTTTTTCATCATTCTATTACTATACTACTGGCAgcatttggggctaggttttcGCCAATTTCCGGCGATTACTGCCCAGCCTCTAACCTCTATCCGGCATCACAAAGTCGTGCCCATGAAACATATAAATCTTGACGAGTTATATAAAGACAACAAAGAATCAGAAGAAAACTTTTTAAATGAATACAGAACCG TGTACTCTATAAACACGCCAGGGTGCCAAATTCCATTCAATATGATAAATTACAGGAAGCAAATCGAAAATGAGAAAAAACATAAGCAGAAACGATCTGACTGCGGTAAACGAGCGGTTCACATAAAGAAAATTGACGGGGATCGTGTACGAGCGACGGTCAACCCTTTGGTAATGAAAAAATATCTAAGGAAAAGCGCCCGTTTTGATTGCTGTTACAGATTTCTACAGCTCCGCTCTGGTCACGAAAATACCAAAATTAA ctTTACGCTATGTGTGGAATTTAGCTCCGGTGCCACGATTTTTCTTCAAACTGATTTCATAAACGTGAGATGTGTTGAATACGATGTGAGAAATAAGACACATCCGGTATATGATGATGTTTTCGCCTTCGCCAAGAAGATGAATACGACACACAACCAACAATCTTGTAATAACAGCTACAATGTACTGATTTTAGGCATGGACTCTATGTCTTTGCCGCGGATTGTGCAGACGATGCCAAGAACTACGGATTACCTTCACAAGAACTTTTGGTTTTGCTTCCGTGGTTATCATaag GTGGGTGATAATACGTTTCCCAACGTAATGGCAACATTGACTGGCCACAGCATGCCAATCATATCCTCAGAATGTCAAGATCAAATGGACCAGTGTAACAAAATGTTAATGTGGAGTAAATTCCAGGATATCGGATACGTCACAGCGTACGGAGAAGACTTCTTGCGTTTACCTGATACTTTCAGTAGGCGCTATGCGTTTCAGAAACCTCCGACCGACCACTATATAAGGCCATTATTTATCAAAGGCGAGAAGGAGTTGAATAATAAATCGCTAGTTTGTGCAGGAAAGATATCCGCTGGCCAGCAGCTTTTGGATTACGCTGCTGATTTTGTAACAACGTATCGAAATGATCGCTTCTTTGGATTTTTTTGGATGAACTCATTCAGCCACAACACGAACAGTCGTCCTCAGGATGCAGACAGACTACTGGAGAATTTCTTTAACAAAATAACGTATACTGGTATTCTAGAAAATACGTTCGTTATTTTTTACAGCGACCACGGCATTAGATTCGGACCACGTCGTATAGAATTAGAATCGTACTACGATGAGCGGTTGCCGTTCTTTTTTATGCGACCGCCGACAATGTTCAAAACCCGGCGATGGAAAGAATACAAGGCGCTCGCGGATAATCAATTTAAATTAGTGACTCCCTACGACCTGTTCAACACGTTAATGAATATAAAGGAGTTGTCTACATGCAAGAGTATGTCCGATGTGAGCTTTTCTCGCGGCTGTCCGAATTGCCACAGTCTGTTCACGCCAGTTAAAACTTCACGGACGTGCCGCGACGCTGCCATTCATGATAAGTGGTGTAGTTGTCACCAATTGTATCCCCTAGATAATAACGATGTTCAAGGCATCAAGAGCGTGCTACTAGCGGTGTCTCATATCAAAACTTTAATTAAAtctataaaaacaaaacattgctGGAAGTGCCTGGACGTGTCCCTCAAAAACGTCATTAGAATACATTTCTATTACGATGGTAGAAAAGATAATATCTATTATGTGGTTGCATTCACTACGGCGCCAGGTAACATGTCTTATGAAGCTGTCGTGAACAAATCGCAATTAATCGGACCTCTGAGCGTTATAACGCCGTATAAAGGTCAAATAACCTGCACAAGAGACATCCAAGAACTAGCAAGAGCGCGATTGTATTGTACAtgtgaaaaaattcaaaattgcaCTTAA